In one window of Brassica rapa cultivar Chiifu-401-42 chromosome A07, CAAS_Brap_v3.01, whole genome shotgun sequence DNA:
- the LOC103828869 gene encoding uncharacterized protein LOC103828869 yields the protein MHLKLHFFSSFFAIYKHKFLLHFLIISFIVLIISFIVLHHSPSSFFIILLSMDSHRQSSSFLDLLTRQLPNNKNPSQLLSFSPSPANENPSQLLSFSPSPANENPSQLPTGEERKQRCKWSTAEDLVLISSWLNTSKDPVVGNEQKAGTFWKRIASYYNASPKVVGFAKREPSHCKQRWGKINEGVCKFVGSYDAASKQKSSGQNEDDVLKAAHEIFSNDYTVKFTLEHAWRELRNDQKWCGTYGSSQQSSGAKRKRVGEQQSFQSSATMPSVNGETSPTARPIGVKAAKANKGKRAVGGEEKILQGFPGMIGSIDSPQVTFYVNEREYHMAYYLTDGIYPKWATFIQSISLPQDPKSALFAKQQEAVRKDVERAFGVLQARFAIVKNPALFWDKVKIGKIIRACIILHNMIVEDERDGYTQFNLKEFEEEEGTGSSHVDLNFDREMPTNIANMMNARTRIRDNPMHEQLKADLVEHMWTKFGHL from the exons ATGCATCTGAAACTTCAtttcttctcttccttcttTGCCATCTATAAACATAAGTTCCTCCTTCACTTTCTTATCATCTCCTTCATCGTTCTTATCATCTCCTTCATCGTTCTTCATCATTCTCCTTCATCGTTCTTCATCATTCTCCTCTCTATGGATTCTCATAGGCAATCTTCTAGCTTTTTAGACTTACTAACCAGGCAGTTACCTAATAATAAAAACCCATCTCAGTTACTGAGTTTTTCACCTAGTCCAGCCAATGAAAACCCATCTCAGTTACTGAGTTTTTCACCTAGTCCAGCCAATGAAAACCCATCTCAGTTACCTACTGGTGAGGAGCGTAAGCAAAGGTGTAAGTGGTCAACAGCTGAAGACCTGGTCCTCATCAGTTCATGGCTTAACACCTCCAAGGATCCAGTAGTTGGAAATGAGCAAAAGGCAGGAACGTTTTGGAAGAGGATTGCCTCTTATTATAATGCAAGTCCGAAGGTGGTAGGTTTCGCTAAGAGAGAGCCAAGCCACTGTAAGCAAAGGTGGGGAAAGATAAATGAAGGTGTCTGCAAGTTTGTGGGGTCATATGACGCTGCATCCAAACAGAAGAGCAGTGGCCAGAATGAGGATGATGTTTTGAAGGCTGCACATGAAATTTTTTCCAACGATTACACGGTTAAGTTCACATTGGAGCATGCCTGGCGGGAGCTTAGGAATGATCAAAAATGGTGTGGGACTTATGGAAGTAGTCAACAAAGCTCTGGTGCAAAAAGAAAGAGGGTGGGGGAACAACAATCGTTTCAGTCATCAGCAACTATGCCGAGTGTCAATGGAGAGACTTCTCCAACAGCTAGGCCTATTGGCGTTAAGGCAGCAAAAGCCAACAAGGGTAAAAGGGCCGTGGGAGGAGAAGAGAAGATTCTGCAAGGGTTTCCCGGGATGATaggaagcatcgatt CTCCTCAAGTCACCTTCTACGTCAATGAAAGAGAGTATCACATGGCTTACTATCTCACCGACGGCATTTATCCGAAATGGGCTACTTTTATCCAATCAATTTCACTACCACAAGACCCAAAATCGGCTTTATTTGCTAAACAACAAGAAGCTGTccgaaaagatgtcgagcgGGCTTTTGGAGTCTTGCAAGCTCGCTTTGCCATCGTTAAAAATCCGGCACTTTTTTGGGATAAAGTCAAAATTGGGAAGATTAtaagagcatgtatcatactccataacATGATAGTAGAAGATGAACGCGATGGATACACCCAGTTTAATCTTAAAGagttcgaagaagaagaaggcaccGGAAGTTCACATGTCGATCTCAATTTTGATAGGGAAATGCCTACAAATATCGCCAATATGATGAATGCTCGAACTAGAATTCGTGATAACCCAATGCATGAACAACTAAAAGctgatttggttgaacatatGTGGACTAAATTCGGACATTTATGA
- the LOC103828682 gene encoding uncharacterized protein sll0005 — MEAAVPRLVYCGPQPTRFSFSSRRSFVSSIPRRNRSRRILAVATDPKPTTAVNGSSSSSSSASKPVNNTVSTRINDVSKEIKRVRAQMEEDEQLSVLMRGLRGQNLKDSTFADDSIQLRLVETGESSEFLPLVYDPATISAYWGKRPRAVASRVVQLLSVAGGFLSRIAGDVINKKVKENEVARAIELREIVTSLGPAYIKLGQALSIRPDILSPAAMTELQKLCDKVPSFPDDVAMALIEEELGKPWHEVYSELSPSPIAAASLGQVYKGRLKENGDLVAVKVQRPFVLETVTVDLFVIRNLGLFLRKFPQVSVDVVGLVDEWAARFFEELDYVNEGENGTYFAEMMKKDLPQVVVPKTYQNYTSRKVLTTQWIDGEKLSQSIESDVGELVNVGVICYLKQLLDTGFFHADPHPGNMIRTPDGKLAILDFGLVTKLTDDQKYGMIEAIAHLIHRDYDAIVKDFVKLGFIPDGVNLAPILPVLAKVFDQALEGGGAKNINFQELAADLAQITFDYPFRIPPYFALIIRAIGVLEGIALVGNPEFAIVDEAYPYIAQRLLTDESPRLREALRYTIYGKTGVFDAERFIDVMQAFETFITAAKSGGGEDMNGGMAELALMQNQTTSLVPSFPASASQPNQPAQTRVALSFLLSEKGNFFREFLLDEIVKGIDAITREQLVQAMAVFGFRNAPPVFGMVPTLGPFRPAALLPSVTEEDKVILNNVQKVIEFLTARSSMSNNPDQVVDVSQVVRELLPVLPGISATVLPEIMSRLGSRVMARIVRDTFL; from the exons ATGGAAGCAGCTGTGCCAAGACTCGTCTACTGCGGACCCCAACCAACTCGATTCTCCTTCTCCTCCCGCCGCTCCTTCGTCTCCAGCATCCCTCGCCGTAACCGCTCTCGACGGATTCTAGCTGTCGCTACTGATCCCAAACCTACCACCGCCGTAAAcggatcttcttcttcgtcttcgtctGCGTCAAAACCAGTCAACAACACTGTCTCCACG AGAATAAACGATGTGTCGAAAGAGATCAAGAGAGTGAGAGCTCAGATGGAAGAAGACGAGCAGTTATCTGTGCTGATGAGAGGCCTTCGTGGCCAGAACTTGAAGGATTCGACGTTCGCCGATGATAGTATTCAGCTAAGGCTTGTGGAG ACTGGTGAGAGCAGTGAGTTCTTACCTTTGGTTTATGATCCGGCTACCATTTCTGCTTATTGGGGTAAACGACCTCGTGCCGTTGCTAGTCGAGTTGTCCAGTTGCTCTCAGTCGCTGGCGGGTTTCTCTCGCGTATCGCTGGGGATGTAATTAACAAGAAAGTCAAAGAG AATGAGGTCGCTAGAGCAATTGAGTTGAGGGAAATTGTTACTTCCTTGGGTCCAGCTTACATTAAACTTGGGCAAGCTTTGAGTATTCGACCAGATATACTCTCCCCTGCTGCAATGACAGAACTACAGAAGCTCTGTGACAAG GTCCCTTCATTTCCTGATGATGTGGCAATGGCCCTTATCGAGGAGGAGCTTGGCAAGCCGTGGCATGAAGTTTACTCAGAGCTCTCTCCTTCCCCAATCGCTGCGG catcTCTGGGACAAGTGTACAAGGGAAGATTAAAGGAAAACGGGGATTTGGTGGCAGTGAAAGTACAGAGGCCTTTTGTTCTTGAGACTGTGACTGTTGACTTGTTTGTTATACGGAATTTGGGTCTTTTTCTACGGAAGTTCCCTCAG GTGTCAGTAGATGTTGTTGGACTGGTTGATGAATGGGCTGCTCGTTTCTTTGAGGAGCTGGACTATGTTAACGAGGGAGAAAATGGTACATATTTTGCAGAGATGATGAAGAAAGATCTCCCACAA GTTGTTGTACCAAAAACCTACCAAAATTACACGTCAAGGAAGGTTCTTACAACACAATGGATTGATGGCGAGAAACTGTCACAAAGTATTGAGAGTGACGTTGGAGAGCTTGTGAATGTTGGTGTTATTTGTTATCTAAAGCAG TTGCTTGATACTGGGTTTTTCCATGCTGACCCTCATCCTGGAAATATGATTCGTACCCCAGATGGGAAGCTTGCCATCCTTGATTTTG GTCTTGTCACGAAACTGACCGATGATCAGAAGTACGGAATGATTGAAGCTATTGCACACTTGATTCACAGAGACTATGATGCCATTGTCAAAGATTTTGTCAAACTTGGTTTCATCCCTGATGGGGTCAATCTGGCACCTATATTACCTGTCCTGGCCAAGGTTTTTGATCAGGCCCTTGAAGGTGGTGGAGCTAAAAACATCAACTTTCAGGAGTTGGCAGCAGATTTAGCGCAGATAACTTTTGACTATCCTTTCAGAATTCCACCTTATTTCGCCCTTATAATTAGAGCAATTGGTGTGCTCGAAGGGATAGCTCTAGTGGGGAATCCTGAATTTGCTATTGTGGACGAGGCCTATCCTTATATCGCTCAG AGGCTCCTCACCGATGAATCACCTCGCCTGAGGGAGGCTTTACGCTACACAATATATGGGAAGACTGGCGTGTTTGATGCTGAGAGATTCATCGATGTGATGCAAGCCTTTGAGACTTTCATTACAGCAGCCAAAAGTGGAGGAGGGGAAGATATGAATGGAGGCATGGCTGAGCTGGCTCTTATGCAAAACCAGACAACTAGTCTGGTTCCTTCGTTTCCAGCAAGCGCATCACAACCGAACCAGCCAGCTCAAACGAGAGTCGCCTTGTCTTTTCTGCTTTCCGAGAAAGGAAACTTCTTCCGCGAGTTTCTACTAGATGAG ATAGTAAAAGGCATCGATGCAATCACGAGAGAACAGCTGGTGCAAGCAATGGCGGTCTTTGGATTCAGAAACGCACCACCAGTCTTCGGTATGGTACCGACACTAGGACCCTTCAGGCCTGCAGCACTTCTTCCATCTGTAACAGAGGAAGACAAAGTCATCTTGAACAATGTGCAGAAAGTAATCGAGTTCCTTACCGCAAGAAGCTCCATGTCGAATAACCCTGATCAG GTAGTAGATGTATCTCAAGTGGTTCGGGAACTGCTTCCTGTGTTGCCTGGAATCTCTGCGACAGTATTGCCCGAGATTATGAGTAGGCTTGGGTCAAGAGTCATGGCGAGAATAGTTCGGGATACCTTTTTGTAA
- the LOC103828683 gene encoding ubiquinone biosynthesis monooxygenase COQ6, mitochondrial translates to MNRVLARQLRTNLCGSKHIFQRACSTHVTRKVSSTAGSNETNANSTGDSPQHDIAIVGGGMVGIALAASLASKPLTKHLNVAIIDNNPLLGRKNIIEKGHLPDPRVSTVTPATISFLKDIGAWKYIEEQRHAYFDKMQVWDYTGLGYTRYNAKDVDQDILGCVVENKVLQSSQLSCVQESDLQKTIYPARLNAMGMLPSSSLTGLGEVPSTADLFMRGRLAKLELSDGNNVYAKLVVGADGSKSRVRELAGIKTTGWNYSQNAIICTVEHTVENFTAWQRFLPNGPIALLPVGDKFSNIVWTMDPTEASDRKSMSEDDFIKAVNDALDYGYGPHPETTSSGGSSLSWLTGDVNISAKERFETPPKVVKLSSERMVFPLSLRHAKDYVSNRVALVGDSAHTVHPLAGQGVNLGFADASALSRAIAEGIALGTDIGEANLLKRYEAERKPANIAMMAVLDGIQKMYAVNFGPLNAFRAAAFHGAHYISPLKKRIISYASGEQSLPLFS, encoded by the exons ATGAACAG GGTGCTTGCAAGGCAACTTAGGACTAATCTCTGTGGATCAAAACATATCTTTCAGAGGGCTTGTTCTACTCATGTGACACGCAAAGTCTCTTCTACTGCTGGTTCCAAT GAGACCAATGCAAATTCCACTGGCGATAGTCCTCAACATGACATTGCTATTGTCGGTGGTGGAATGGTTGGAATTGCTTTAGCTGCCTCGTTAG CTAGCAAGCCATTGACAAAGCACTTGAATGTTGCTATTATTGACAACAATCCTCTTTTGGGGAGAAAAAACATCATTGAGAAAGGGCACCTACCTGATCCTAGAGTCAGTACCGTCACACCTGCAACAATATCCTTCCTCAAAG ATATTGGTGCCTGGAAATACATTGAAGAACAGCGACATGCCTATTTTGACAAAATGCAG gTCTGGGACTACACGGGGCTTGGATATACAAGATACAATGCTAAAGATGTCGATCAAGATATCTTGGG GTGCGTTGTGGAGAATAAAGTTCTTCAGAGTTCTCAGCTATCTTGTGTTCAG GAATCAGATCTTCAGAAGACTATTTATCCAGCGAGGTTAAACGCAATGGGTATGTTACCTAGTTCTTCTTTGACTGGTCTTGGTGAAGTACCATCCACAGCAGATTTATTTATGCGAGGGCGCCTTGCGAAACTGGAGCTAAGCGATGGAAACAACGTCTATGCAAAACTGGTGGTAGGTGCCGACGGGTCCAAGTCTCGAGTGAGGGAGTTGGCAGGAATCAAAACAACAGGATGGAACTACTCTCAGAACGCTATAATCTGTACAGTTGAGCACACTGTCGAAAACTTCACTGCATGGCAACGGTTTTTACCCAATGGACCCATCGCACTTCTTCCTGTTGGCGACAAGTTTAGCAACATTGTATGGACTATGGATCCTACAGAGGCCTCAGATCGCAAATCCATGAGCGAGGATGACTTCATCAAAGCTGTAAACGACGCTCTGGATTATGGATACGGCCCACATCCAGAGACGACAAGTTCAGGAGGTAGTAGTCTCTCTTGGCTTACAGGAGATGTGAACATATCTGCCAAGGAGAGGTTTGAAACTCCACCAAAGGTTGTGAAGCTTTCTTCAGAGAGAATGGTGTTTCCTTTGTCTTTAAGGCATGCAAAAGACTATGTTTCAAACCGTGTGGCTCTCGTGGGTGACTCTGCTCATACTGTTCACCCCTTGGCCGGTCAAGGAGTTAATCTAGGATTTGCAGATGCGAGTGCCCTCTCCAGAGCTATAGCAGAAGGCATCGCTCTTGGTACCGATATAGGCGAG GCGAATCTGCTGAAACGATATGAAGCAGAGAGAAAGCCTGCAAATATAGCAATGATGGCGGTATTAGATGGGATCCAGAAGATGTATGCAGTCAATTTCGGACCTTTGAATGCATTCAGAGCGGCTGCATTTCACGGGGCTCACTACATTTCCCCTCTTAAAAAGCGTATCATATCATATGCTTCCGGAGAGCAGTCTCTGCCACTCTTTTCTTGA
- the LOC103828684 gene encoding ankyrin repeat domain-containing protein 13C-B, with translation MEGIDVSKYTHSPVHRAVASRDHATLRSILSSLPKPRDPSEIQSESDSLSEEATSDAISSVIDRRDVPRRDTPLHLAVKLCDATSAEMLMVAGADWTLQNEDGWNALQEAVCSRQESIAMIIVRHYQPLAWAKWCRRLPRLVATMRKMKDFYLEMSFHFESSVVPFVSKVAPSDTYKVWKVGSNLRADMTMAGFDGFKIQRSDQSILFLGDGSEDGKVPRGSLYMVNHKDKEVMNALDGASSVASDEDVKKEVAAMCRSNIFRPGIDVTQAVLNPQTNWRRQEKSEMVGPWRAKVYEMNNVVVSIKSRKVPGSSGDKENGGGGGDDELCDVLTDEEQKQLEAALKLDLPEFPNVDSENGFVEAPCVDSSPSHKKQEKKGWLGGWRKKEATMIKQEKEIKYAPPRSSLCVNEKVSNLLGDTNQIKPGRHSVDNDHIRKPRVSSKSHQESEYKKGLRPVLWLSTNFPLQTEELLPLLDILANKVKAIRRLRELLTTKLPAGTFPVKVAIPVVPTIKVLVTFTKFEEVDPADEFKTPPSSPTATCGYESPADFTNNASSSSWFRRARSNKDGSSRKSQTMQDPFAIPAGYTWVSGESKKKKPDTQKVKKGKKTEQVS, from the exons ATGGAAGGCATTGATGTTTCCAAGTACACACACAGCCCCGTGCACCGAGCCGTTGCTTCAAGAGACCACGCGACTCTCAGATCAATCCTCTCTTCCCTCCCAAAGCCACGAGACCCTTCCGAGATCCAATCAGAATCAGACTCCTTATCCGAGGAAGCTACTTCCGACGCCATCTCCTCGGTTATCGACCGAAGAGACGTGCCACGCCGCGACACGCCGCTTCATTTAGCGGTGAAGCTCTGTGATGCAACATCAGCCGAGATGCTGATGGTTGCCGGAGCTGACTGGACTCTGCAGAACGAAGATGGCTGGAACGCGTTGCAAGAAGCTGTCTGCAGCAGACAAGAGTCTATCGCCATGATCATCGTGCGTCATTACCAGCCTCTAGCGTGGGCTAAATGGTGCAGGAGGCTGCCTCGTTTGGTAGCGACGATGAGGAAGATGAAAGACTTTTACTTGGAGATGAGTTTTCACTTTGAGAGCTCTGTTGTGCCTTTTGTCTCAAAGGTCGCTCCTTCTGATACTTACAAGGTGTGGAAAGTGGGGTCGAATCTGAGAGCGGATATGACTATGGCTGGCTTCGACGGTTTCAAGATCCAGAGGTCTGATCAGAGTATACTGTTTCTTGGCGATGGGTCTGAAGATGGGAAAGTTCCTCGTGGTTCGCTTTACATGGTGAATCATAAGGATAAAGAAGTGATGAATGCGTTGGACGGTGCGTCTAGCGTTGCCTCGGATGAAGATGTGAAGAAAGAAGTGGCTGCGATGTGTAGGAGCAATATCTTTAGACCGGGGATCGATGTGACGCAAGCGGTTTTAAACCCGCAGACGAATTGGAGGAGGCAGGAGAAGAGTGAGATGGTTGGTCCTTGGAGAGCTAAGGTCTATGAGATGAACAATGTGGTTGTTAGTATCAAGTCTAGAAAAGTTCCTGGCTCATCGGGTGATAAAGAgaacggtggtggtggtggtgatgatgaGCTCTGCGATGTGCTAACGGATGAAGAGCAGAAGCAGCTAGAGGCTGCTCTTAAGCTGGACTTACCAGAGTTCCCAAATGTGGATAGTGAGAATGGTTTTGTTGAGGCTCCTTGTGTGGATTCTAGTCCGTCTCACAAGAAACAGGAGAAGAAAGGGTGGTTAGGTGGTTGGAGAAAGAAAGAGGCGACAATGATTAAGCAGGAGAAGGAGATTAAGTACGCGCCTCCGAGAAGCTCTCTTTGTGTGAATGAGAAGGTAAGCAATCTTCTAGGAGACACTAATCAGATAAAACCAGGAAGACACTCGGTAGATAATGATCATATCAGGAAGCCAAGAGTGTCTAGTAAGAGTCACCAAGAGAGCGAATACAAGAAAGGTTTGCGTCCTGTGCTCTGGCTATCTACAAACTTTCCGTTACAGACAGAAGAGCTGCTTCCTTTGCTTGACATACTCGCAAACAAAGTCAAGGCTATTCGGCGTCTCAGGGAGCTTCTTACCACAAAGCTTCCCGCAGGAACGTTTCCAGTAAAG GTTGCTATTCCAGTGGTACCGACGATAAAAGTACTTGTGACATTCACAAAGTTCGAAGAAGTTGATCCTGCAGATGAGTTTAAGACGCCTCCCTCAAGTCCTACTGCTACTTGTGGCTATGAGAGTCCAGCTGACTTCACCAACAACGCATCATCGTCCTCTTGGTTTCGTCGAGCTAGGTCAAACAAAGATGGTTCTAGCAGAAAGTCTCAAACTATGCAAGACCCATTTGCTATCCCGGCAGGCTATACGTGGGTCAGTGGTGaatcaaagaaaaagaaaccagATACACAGAAAGTCAAAAAGGGTAAAAAGACAGAGCAAGTTAGCTAA